Within Deinococcus actinosclerus, the genomic segment ATCTGCCGGGCACACACGTCCGGCGCCATGCGGCCAATCGCGGTGCCCAGGCCAGGGCATGCCACCCGCCGGATAGGTGACCCGCCCGCTGCGTTGTGCGCCTCCACCGCCAGCAGCGCCGCTCGGAACGCCAGGAACGCATTCGGCGTGCCGGACACGTCCGCCGGGACGCGCATGGTCGGGGCGCAGATCAGGTGCGGCCACACCGTGTCCAGCGTCGGCACGATGAACGCCTGACCGACCAGCAACTCCCCGTGATAGTCCCGGCGAATGTGCTCCTGCACGCGCGCCTGCAGGTCCCATCCGAACTGCTCACTGAACGCCAGATCGATCCCGCCGTCCATGAACCCGAAACTGTTCGCGGGGCTGACCAGCGCGTCCGCCTCATCCTGAAAGATGTCCCCAACCTGCAAGCGCACCTGATCCACACCCGCGAAGTGTGCCGCCCAGGCCTCCACGACCGCCGGATGGCGATCCCGAAGGTCGAAGCGGACGCCTGTGAGATCCATGGCTTACCCGCGCCCCCGGATGGTGTCCAGCGTGTCGCGGACGAGCAGTTCGCCGTCTCTGTACACGGTGCGCATGAGGCTGCCGGGGAAGTCGGTGTCGAAGGTCTTATAGGCCTTGGTGACCATGCGCCCGCCTTCCTGCACGAGGTCGAGGACGCCGTCCTTGCTGCGTTTGCCGGGGTCGGTGACGGGGTCTTTGTAGATGCCGCGGTACGCGCCGTCGATCTGGCCGGCGCTGGCCTTGTACGCGAAGCGCTGGGTGTCGCGGTCGACTTTCTGGAGGAGGGCGCCGCCCATGCCGAATGAGACGTTCTCGGCGCTGTAGCCGTCCACGTCGAGGTTCCCGAGGATCTGGCGGATGGTGTCCTCGTCGATGCCGTCGCCCTGGATGACGCGGACGTGGTTGAGGACCTTGTAGCCCTTGCTGTTGGTGGTGGTGCCGTACTTGGCGGCCAGGGCGTTCACGGCGAGGCGGACCATGGCGGGTGGTTCGCCGCTGTCGGGCCGGACGACCAGGGTGCCGCCCGAGGCGATGACTTCGGCCTTGAGCTCCTCGCCCCAGAGGGTGTTGATGGCGTTCTTGAGGTCGTAGCTGTCGCTGACGACGGCGTAGATGCTGCCGGGGCGGCTGAACTGCGTGATCATATTGCGGTACGCGTCGACCTCGTGTTCCTTGCCCCAGGACGTGATGGTGCTGTGCTCGGCGGCGGGGATGGAAAACGCGGCGATGTCGGCGCCGTAGTGGTTCCGGGCGACCCGCAGGGCTTCGAGGGTATCGCTGCCCTGGAAGTTGATGAGGTGGGCGAGGCCGCCGATGCCCGCGCTCTCGCGGCTGCTGACGCCCCTGGACCCGAAGTCGTGCAGTTTGAACGGGAGTTCCTCGGCGGCGCGGTCGCTGGTCTTTTCAAGGGCGGCGCGGATGATCTCGCGGATGTGCCAGCTCTGCGTGGCGACGGTGGTGGGGTACCAGACGCGCATGAGCATCGTCTCGAACCAGCCGACCAGCCAGGGCAGCTCGGGGTCGGTGTTCGTGCAGCTCAGGAGGACGTTGTGGATGGGCACCAGTGTGCCTTCCGGGACGGCACGGACTTCCAGGGGCAGGCGGCCGCCGTGGATGTTCACGACGCGCATCCAGCCCTCATAGGGGAAGGGCTCGCCATGCGCTTCGATCAGGGCGCGGGCTTCCTCGACCATCTCGGCGGTGACGCGGGTGGTCAGGTAGCGGTCGAGGATGTACTGGAGTCCGAAGAAGCGCGTCTGGGGATACTTGCCGCCGCGACTTTCCAGGTAGGAAAAGAGGCGGGTGGTGCCTTTCGGGTACTGCAGGAAGTGGCTGCTCTTGTAGCTGTCGGTGTCGAGGATGATGTTGCGGTCGTTCAGGGGAGTGGTCATGGAATGCCTCCTATGGTGCAATCTCTTGTGTGACTCATAATCAAGAAATCTATTATGAAAACTATGAGCAAAGGGGGTGTCTGAGGTTCAGGCAGTCGTGACCTCGTGCCAGCTCATGCAGCGCTTCGGCGGGGAAGGCTGTCCCTGACGGTGCTCATCCCGGTGCATGCAAGACGGGGGAGGGGTGCGAAGTCCTTCACGCCCCCCTGCTGACCGCGCGTTTATCATTCCTTCATGCCCGTGCGCCGCTCCGCGACTGTCCTGCTTCTCACGGCCCTCCTGACCGCCTGCGGCTCGGGCTCCGGCGGCAGCGGCACCAGCACGCCACCCTCGGGGGCGCCCACCCCGCCTGCGCCTGCGCCGTCTGCCCCGGCCCCGACCAGCCCGGCCGCAGCGCTGCCCACCGTGAAGTGGAGCAATCCCGCCACCTGGGGAGGCGTGCTGCCGGCCGCTGGGCAGCAGATCACCCTGCCCGCCGGGAAACGCGTCCTGCTGGACACCACCCCGCCCGACCTGGGTGGCCTGACCATCCCCACCGGCACTGTGCTGGAGTTCGACGACAGTGCCGACCGTACCCTGCGCGCCGAGTGGCTAATGGTGCACGGCGAACTGCGCGTGGGCAGCGAGGCGAAGCCCTTCACGCACCACGCCGAGATCCTCCTGACGAACGCCGTCCCCGGCGAGGACGTCATGAGCATGGGTGACCGTGTGCTGGGCGTCATGGACGGCACCCTCGAACTCCACGGGCAGCCGCGGGTCGCCTGGACGCGCCTGAACGCCACCGCCCGCCGGGGCAGCACCACCCTGACCCTGGAGCGCGCCCCCGACTGGCAGCCCGGCGACAGCCTCACCGTGACGAGCACGGACTTTAACGCGAACCAGACCGAGCAGGTCACCGTGCAGCGCGTCAGCGGCAGCGCCGTCACCCTGGCCGCACCCCTGAGGTACACGCACTGGGGCGACCCGATCACCGTCGCGGGCCTGAGCGTGAACGAACGCGCCGAGGTGGGCCTCCTGACCCGGAACGTCCGCGTGGCCGCCACGGACGACGCCACGCAGACCCGGGTGGGCGCGCACGTCATGATCATGGGCGCCGCCCAGGCCCGCATCGAAGGCGCGGAATTCACCCGCGTGGGGCAGCTGAACACCCTGCGCCGCTACCCCGTGCACTTCCACCAGCTGGGCAGCGCCCCCGCCTCGTACTTGCGGGGCAGCAGCGTGCACGAGTCGTACAACCGCTGCGTGGTCGTCCACGGCACCCGTGACCTGCGCGTGCAGGACAACGTCACCTTCGACAATATCGGCCACTGCCTCTTCCTGGAAGACGGCGACGAGACCGGCAACACCCTCAGCGGGAACCTCGTCACGCGCGTCAGGGCGCCCGACGCCAAACAGGGGCAGACGCCGCTGCTCGACAGCGACAAACGCCCCGCCGGGTACTGGATCACTCACCCCGCCAACACCGTCAGGAACAACGTGGCCGCCGGGGTGGACGGCACCGGCTTCTGGCTCGCGTTCCCCGAGCACCCCACCGGGCTCGCCTCCGCGAGGACCGACCTCTGGCCCCGCCGCACTCCCCTGGGCGACTTCAGCGGGAATACGGCGCACAGCACCGACCGCGGCCTGAACCTCGACAATGGCCCGAAAGCGGACGGCACCACCGAGGTCACGTATTACGCGCCCGTCACCACCCCGAGCGACCCCAAGAGTGCGCCCGTCACCGCCACCCTGAGTGACTTCACCGCTTACAAGAACCGAGACCACGGCGTGTGGCTGCGCGGGAAAGGCCACGTCCTCTTGAACGCCACGCTCGCGGACAACGGCGTCGGCGCGACCTTCGCCAGCGACGCCAGTACCCTCAGGGGCGGCCTTCTCATCGGCGAGACCCCCAACCTCGGCCAGCCTGAGGGCTGGGAACCCACCGGCACCGGCGGCCGCGCCCTGCCGCGCCCCTGGGACCCCGGCTTCCCCATTCGTGGCTACCAGTTCTACGACGGGCACGTCACCATCGACGGCGCGGCCCTCGCCGGCTTCACGCCCGACGCGACCCGGCAGGCCAGCGGGCTCGGGTACCTCACGAAGAATGCCTTCAGCGTCGTCCCCACCAACAACGCCCTGAACCTCCGCTGGGCC encodes:
- a CDS encoding macro domain-containing protein; amino-acid sequence: MDLTGVRFDLRDRHPAVVEAWAAHFAGVDQVRLQVGDIFQDEADALVSPANSFGFMDGGIDLAFSEQFGWDLQARVQEHIRRDYHGELLVGQAFIVPTLDTVWPHLICAPTMRVPADVSGTPNAFLAFRAALLAVEAHNAAGGSPIRRVACPGLGTAIGRMAPDVCARQMRAAYDAVVLGRTPQLPTLQDAKLWHVRLTRADL
- a CDS encoding nicotinate phosphoribosyltransferase — translated: MTTPLNDRNIILDTDSYKSSHFLQYPKGTTRLFSYLESRGGKYPQTRFFGLQYILDRYLTTRVTAEMVEEARALIEAHGEPFPYEGWMRVVNIHGGRLPLEVRAVPEGTLVPIHNVLLSCTNTDPELPWLVGWFETMLMRVWYPTTVATQSWHIREIIRAALEKTSDRAAEELPFKLHDFGSRGVSSRESAGIGGLAHLINFQGSDTLEALRVARNHYGADIAAFSIPAAEHSTITSWGKEHEVDAYRNMITQFSRPGSIYAVVSDSYDLKNAINTLWGEELKAEVIASGGTLVVRPDSGEPPAMVRLAVNALAAKYGTTTNSKGYKVLNHVRVIQGDGIDEDTIRQILGNLDVDGYSAENVSFGMGGALLQKVDRDTQRFAYKASAGQIDGAYRGIYKDPVTDPGKRSKDGVLDLVQEGGRMVTKAYKTFDTDFPGSLMRTVYRDGELLVRDTLDTIRGRG
- a CDS encoding G8 domain-containing protein, yielding MPVRRSATVLLLTALLTACGSGSGGSGTSTPPSGAPTPPAPAPSAPAPTSPAAALPTVKWSNPATWGGVLPAAGQQITLPAGKRVLLDTTPPDLGGLTIPTGTVLEFDDSADRTLRAEWLMVHGELRVGSEAKPFTHHAEILLTNAVPGEDVMSMGDRVLGVMDGTLELHGQPRVAWTRLNATARRGSTTLTLERAPDWQPGDSLTVTSTDFNANQTEQVTVQRVSGSAVTLAAPLRYTHWGDPITVAGLSVNERAEVGLLTRNVRVAATDDATQTRVGAHVMIMGAAQARIEGAEFTRVGQLNTLRRYPVHFHQLGSAPASYLRGSSVHESYNRCVVVHGTRDLRVQDNVTFDNIGHCLFLEDGDETGNTLSGNLVTRVRAPDAKQGQTPLLDSDKRPAGYWITHPANTVRNNVAAGVDGTGFWLAFPEHPTGLASARTDLWPRRTPLGDFSGNTAHSTDRGLNLDNGPKADGTTEVTYYAPVTTPSDPKSAPVTATLSDFTAYKNRDHGVWLRGKGHVLLNATLADNGVGATFASDASTLRGGLLIGETPNLGQPEGWEPTGTGGRALPRPWDPGFPIRGYQFYDGHVTIDGAALAGFTPDATRQASGLGYLTKNAFSVVPTNNALNLRWADASPRVYFPAAQPDRDGDKAATFLDTDGTVTGTAGLTVTASPLLKGAPDCTPNAGWNASTCPGAYTRLWLQDVTGGKLAPVTVTGPHGTVSLTGTPGNFTSFSTSARLNQTYTLTPSAASPHLRLGLQNRQPGDTLTVTLPAAAEPRIYRDWWIDNRNLLKKVTPAALPGTTGDSYAYENGQLTLKLVVQASRDSAQVEICTTDLCK